DNA from Quercus lobata isolate SW786 chromosome 1, ValleyOak3.0 Primary Assembly, whole genome shotgun sequence:
acttatggcatctatccaagttttaaacagaacctaagtcctacatggctcatcggaccacaggcttgggagaaattaacaacttatggcatctatccaagttttaaacagaatctaggTCCTacatgactcctcggaccacaggcttgggggaaattaataacttatggcatctatccaaattttaaacagaatccaagtcctgcatggctcctcggaccacaggcttgggagaaattaacacttatggcatctatctaagttttaaacagaatccaggacctgcatggcttctcgaaccataggcttaggggaaattaacaacttatggcatctatccaaattttaaacagaacccaagttctgcatggctcctcggaccataggcttagcgaaaattaacaacttatggcatttatctaagttttaaacagaacccaagtcctgcatggctcctcggaccccaggcttgggggaaattaacaatttatggcatctatccaagttttaaatagaacttaagtcctacatggctcctcgaaccacaggcttgggggaaattaacaacttatggtatctatccaagttttaaatagaacctaagtcctgtatggctcctcggaccataagCTTGGGGggaattaacaacttatggcatctatccaagttttaaacagaacctaagtcctgcatggctcctcagaccacaggcttgggggaaattaacaactgaGGACTTCTATCCAATTCTAAGGTATGTTCACAGTTTTACGTGATAGCTTTTATTGTTTTAAGTACATTGCACGATTTTGCTTCCTCTCATTTGTTTATATTGGTAGGGTTGTTGCTAATATCAACTAAAGAAACAATAACATTAACTTggaacaatataataaaattccatCAACATCAAGGAACATAGAAAAAGAGCACTTGTATTGATAACCAAAGATAATACAATGAGCggtttttacaaaaaaaaaaaaaaaaaaaaaaaaaaaaaaaaaaaaaaaaaaaaaggacaacaCAACTTCTGTCCGAAATGAAAAAGATAATAGCAATGATAAGAACCCTAGGAgctaagcctcagcaggaggatcttctttttgctttggctgaggaggaggaacaTCTTTGGCTTTTGGATCCGCCCCATGGTCCTTAGCCTCAATGATTGTCTCCTTACCGAGATCCTTGGCCTTGGAGGAGGGTTTCTTTCCCTTACCCTTGCCTTTACCCTTCTCTTCCTCCATATCCTCGACCTGGACGGCGACCTGGCCAGAGCCCCCGGCAATTTCAGCCAAAGGGATAGCATCAAGAACAACCGTAGGCTGCTCGGAAGCTTCAGTGGTATCGACAGGGATCTCCCGGATCTCTAGGGGGAAGAAGATACTCTCAGGCAATCTTAAGTCAGAGTCTGTAGGGATCCCTGCTGTATTAAGGGCCTGGCCCATGAaatactgcagtaatccctgcatacCTCTGGCAGCTCCTCCGAGAGTCTTGCCTCAGTCTCCTCCGCCCCAAGCTGGTAGGCAGCCCTTTTTTTGGCCTCAGATGCTTCCTTGGCTATCTGAGCTACTTCATTTGCAAGCTGGGCCTCTTCTTGGGCTTTCTGCAATGCGGCCTTGAGATCCAATACGACTTGCTTTTCAGTAGCAAGGTTGGTCTCAGTCACGTACAGTTTTTAACGTTGATCTTCGGCTTTTTTTTCAGCAGTCTTTAAGCCAGCCTCAGCACTTTTACATCCTGACTCAGCGACCTTGAGCTTCTCAAATAGCTCATAATGCTCCTACTTGAGGGCTCCCAAAGCCTTCTCTACCTCGGCACGAGAGAGGGCTTCGTCATCAGTTAACTTACGATTGTCGTGGCACCACTCCTCGGCCACAAATACTTGCTGAGTGATCTgcccaaaaaatgaaaagataacaAGATGACAGATTAAAACATGATATGATCCAATGATCTTACAAAGGAGAAGATAAATTTCCTTACCATCGCAAGATCCCTCTTCAGGGATAGGAAGAGTTCAGGCTGTGAAAATCACTTGTAAGCCTCCATGTCCCTAGGAAGGAGCACGGGCTGCTCCAGGGCTTTAGCAATATACCCCGCTCGGTCCCTGTTGTACTCTCAGACCGAAGCGTTATATGGAATTGCTGCTCCGTCCACTTCAAGCTGAGGGCTCTAGGTGTGCGGAGGCATACGCACTTCAACCCGCTCCATCTCTTCTCGGCTTTCCATGGATGGAGCCATTTTGTCCCGTTGCTCCTAGGTCATTTTTTGCTGTTTACCGCCCTGGCGAGGACCCACCTTACCTTCCTCGAGGGACTCAAccggcctcttcttcttcaggtcaaGATTAGCCTTCAAGCCAAGATCGGTTGGAATCTGTAGAGGGGCTGGAGGAAGGTCAAAGTGGGTCTGGCTCTTAGTGGGTGCCTTCGAGGTTTGCCCTTTACCTCGAGCAGCCATCAGCTTGCACAAACTCTTTCCTTTGGAACCCATGTTGTCAACTTCCTCGTCGAAAGAACCGTCCAAACAGGCAATCACAATAGGAGGAGCTCCGATTATGGAATTTCTATCTGGCTCACCCTCAACGTTTAAGAGTTCAATTAAAGAAGCCTTTGGAATATCTTCCTCAAAGTAAAATTCGTCTATCTCTTCTTCTAAAGAGAGACGAGAGGACTCAGTCTCCTCCTTAACAAACCCTGTGGCTTCAAGATTTTCTTGTGGAGGAGGTAGTGCGGCTGGTTGAAGGTTCTAAAGGACGGGCAAAACAACGGGTGGGAGGTCCCTTCGAGCCAAAAATCCTGGCTTCGACACGTCAATCCTGGCTAACCTTGGACTACCAGCTCTTATAGAATGATTGACGTCCGTGAAAGCGCGGGATAAATGTTCGTAACCTAGGATCAAATGAGCAGCACGCAGTTGCCCATCCGCATGAACAAAAATCTATGACCTTAGGAGGTAGTTCAAGGCTTGAATGTTCGTAAGACTCAGCCGAGGAGCGATGTGGCGCCTATCTGTAAAACAGCCGAGAAGGAAAtttgtagttaaaaaaaaaatggggtgTTTGAATCTTCAAATGAAGTAAGACTAAAGGGCTAAACTCCCTTCCCAAGGGATTGATCCTAAAGGTACCGCATCTGGTtctcctgcccgagttggacaatgaagaccGTTGCTCCACTCCCCCGAGACAATTAGGAAATCATTCTTCATACTCTTATTGGACTTAGGAAGACATGAAATTAGCCTAATGACCTCAAACCGAGATTTAAGGTAGTACCCCGCTTTGTCAAGATggtggcactcgtacatgtgGACTACGTCGTGTTATGTAAGGCCTAAGACCATCTACTCGTTCAAAATGTCTATGCTACCTAAAACCCTAAATAGGTTGGGAGCGCATTAATGtggtgtcaacctatggttaAGTAGGTAATCCTgagtaatcctacgcatgggaagtgtcattcctCTCTCTATAAAAGCGATCATGGGAATGACAACCTAACCCACTTCCCTATCGGTCAGCACTCGTTCCGGAGGAAAATACTCCAAAACCACCCCCTGCGGGACGCGGTACCTAGCTCTAAAGGCCTCCATGGCGGCCGGAGTATCTACTAGACACTTGAATTTACCCATCTAGACAATTTGATAGGCCGAGAAGGAGGGCCGAGATGAAAATCGAGATTACGAAGAGGAAGGAGAACTTACGGGTGTCCTTACAACAATCTTTGAAGCACTTAGAAATCTCTTCAGGGAAAGACGTCTCATGGAAATAACTACGGAAATTCAAAGGTCTGGAATGTTCGTGAGTATCTGGGCACTGGAGTTCTCTGGACTTCTTATATGTTAGTAaaagagaaaagtaaaaaagagtCTCCTTAGGGTTTTATATAGCAAGGGGGAAAAGAGAAGGTCACTCCCGCTCCAAGATCTAGGAGAAATGTCAACCGTTGGATCTGCGCTTCGTCGTTGGATATGGGAGACACAAAGCCACCTAGATTAATAAGTAACGCCTCGTAACTTACAACGTGTCAAAATCAACTGTCCCTACACGCGCGAACCGGAAATTAATTGGTTATGTCCCTTAAAAAGTCAAAACCttacttttctcctcggatggatataaaaaccggagttttgaggggctattgtgggggctaTGACCCAAAATAATGAGTTAGGccttgggcccgtccgaggaggcaaCGTGGCTCTGTGATCCACGTTTTAAGCCTTATCACgagagacaaagaaaaaaggtccgaggagaaattcctcctcggacactgAAAATTCGGAGCAGAGGTACGTCCAAGCCACTAAAGCCCATCCCCTAAATAcgtgaaaaggaaggaaacacaaaatatctcagcaaaagctgccaccaccacattgaatgcactacaactactttcctagccgcattaatgtagagaagacccctgaacagtgttgccttggctactgcaactcacaaaggactgaaagaggtgtctgatgggatgggtGTTCAAGTGgaggcttggatgatcaacaagtgtaaagcccagatggTAAGGAAGGGCCTATATAATGTATAGAAATCCCCATAAGGAGGGGAGGCAGAAAAAGAGGTTAGAATACCGTGGCATGTAAAGAAACCCTAATGTATTGGTATGTATACataaattaaactttaaatCTCCTCGAACTGTGAGATTTTTCAACGTAATGGCTTTTGTTCTTGTCCATGTGTACCTTTATCCCATGCAAGCCTCTGTCTAACTTATCTAAACTTAGTTCTTAAACTtatactctacaaaattcattgtgttgggctttttggatCAAGACTTCACACAATTGGGGTTTGGGCTCCaaaaattgtgaccctacaattaaTTATAAAGGAGTTCTTCTACAGATACAATAAATcctacaacaatttcataataagTTGAGATATCGAATTGTCAATAAACTATaactcaaataaaacaaaataagaagaagaaaaaattaaacctAGACCCGCTACAACTTATaacaaatattttgtaaaaggATGGTAAAATGTGTTGTATCCATGGGCTTTTTTTactctaagttgataaaaaaaataaaataaaataaaaactcatctCAAACTTAAAAGACTTTTTTCCCTCTATATTAACTTTGGAGTGGATGCAATGTGAGTGCATGCAATGTGTGTGAAAATGTATATGTATACGTGACTGATGGAAAAAATCATAGTAGACTGCCTAAGTCAACACATAACAAGCCCAACAGGGCATAAATATCATACATTACAAGCCCAACTGGccatatattatttttacaaaataacaGTAGATTTCCAACTGCCTAAGTCAACACATGGGATCAAATGCTCTTACCTCCTATTTAGAACTTGCCATTTGTTAATCCActatagaaaattgaaaataaaagaaaaagttattttataaatgtttgatgAAAGTGTTCAACCCTCTAAAAGACAGTTAATTCAAGAAATATCTTCAATTTTTAATTCTTGAAATATTAACCTCTATGTGGGGTTTTcaattaactcacttggtaaAATGACTTATCGTCAAATAAGAGATCTCGTGTTTAAATTCCCatatataccaaaaattaattgatatcttaGAACGGATGTCATAAGCTTAAATTCTATTACACAcacatagatatatatatatatatgtgtgtgtatatatatatatatatataaatatatatacattcatGAACAATCAAGGCTAAATTAAAGAGAGTCAATCTATGGTATTATGTTTCAAATACTTTCTCTATGGTATTCTATTATGAAGAATTGATGCTAATTTTGAGAGGCCAATAATGTATACAACACTTTATTTCATAATCTCAAAAGGTGGAAAAGAAACTATAAACCATATGTTAGGGTTGATTTGGTTCCTTTGCCACATGTTTTGTGCCTAACCACCCAAGTTAAAGGACCAAGTCAAATTCGCTACTCAATTCAATGCCATAGTAATGAAGGCTAGTGGTATGCTATGAAGGCTCACTTAAACACTACCATTCATAGAAAATCGCACTAATTTAAAACAATGCTTTCATTCTAATATAACAAATCACAATTACAATATAAAAGGTTGGGATAAAAGGAATGAGATGgtgagggagagaaagagaaccCTACTTGTGCTGTCAGACACACATACACAcccttttaaatctttttacTTTATGTTATGTAATCTGATATTTTAAATAGTAAGGAACTTAGCAAGGTAAATGTGGTTGGTAGGGGTAGATGGGTTGTTGTTTAATGCTTTAATTTGGTCAAGACTCTAGAGAAGAACAAAGGAACATCTATGATCCAACTTTAAGCAGTGAATAAGGCCTATAGTTGTTATATTAGAAGGAATAACCACCCTGTGTAGTTGGTTTCTTTGGACACTGCAACAATCTGGTTTAACTCCAAAGTAAGAAaatttagggtctatttggtaatattgttctactaatattatttatattttttagaaataaatgttgatgaaaaagtatataaaaatatgtgtaatattgtttaaacgctaaaaactgttatttaaacaatgATAACAAACTACCTCTAATTAGCTAAACATGCTTCACTATGCTTTACTAGAAGAAATGATCCcttcaaaacttaataaatcTGAAGGGATCTTGTCAGTTAGCATTAAATGAGTTAAGATGGATTTCATGGTTTacctaaacttctttttttttttttttttaataaacttgtTTACCTAAACTTAGGAGACAAACAACAAATTATTAGGGCGTTATTTTCGGGGCTTGTAGCTTGCACGTGGGTCTACTACTTATAGCTTCATGGAATTTGCAAGTGCTCCAAGTCCAAGCCCCTATTCAAAATCAGCACCCTAGTCCCATGGGTAAGCTTAAATAGATTCTCCTTTTGATCTCAAATCTCAATACCACAGTACACTCCTTCAAAATTTACCATTAAAGTTACACAGGTTTGgggcaaataaaataaaagaaacgaATAATGGGCCCtaaaataatgaacaaaatttctctctaaattaatttggagaaaactcttcaaactttttatatatctcttttttggatgtgaattttgaaaatttaaccgtaaaatttcatgttctttatgttaTTAACATGcacatcaaatttcattcaaatcagatgttatttactattcgatcaataaacttattttttatacacaattttaaataacaaaaacttgaaattttaacatttgtttgatcaCATAgtaattgatctttgatcttcttgaaattttgcaaacataaaggatataataagaatatgtaatataacggttagatttttaaagttcacattcaatataaagatatataagGAGTTTGTAggatttttctccaaactagtttggagagaaactttgttctaaAATAATTGGGCTATCTTTTTCGTGGGtttttggtattaaaaaaaaaagaaaaaaaaaggatattaaCCAATATGTACTTAATCGTACAAATTAAACGAGTAGAAAATACATCAGAGTTATTCAGAGGTGTGTAATGGATTACAAAACTTCTACCTGATACAATTCGTCTTGGCAAGCACATCAACAAAGCTCTAGTTGATGCTATGTGCTAGCTAGCATTGCATTCTGTTACTTGTCTCCGTTCAATACTtcaatatttaacaatttataaGAATTAATATGACTTTGTATAGAGTTACATATTCATGCACGTACactcaatttttgttaaatacAAACTATTGAGAAgagaaaatatatgttttttaaagtAATTATTTAGTGCTCAAGGATTAAATCCACGTCGATCTCCTTCATCTCATGTTATAGAATATAAATCCTCAATACTATTTTTTGTGTTCTACTTTATGTTTCATCAATTACAACTTGTCATATATTTGTttaacttttcttataaaaaaaattaaagtttaaaatgaaaaaaataaaataaacacacgACAAATTTGTAATTAGTGGAACATAAAGTGGAACACAAAAAGTGGTAAAGATTATTTGTATTTCCCGTTATAGGAGATTATATTAGTTAAACTTATACCACCACACACTTTTGGTatgatggtcactctacaagtataagtgtttgtgagaTATACAGGGCAAAGGCCGGAAACAAGTTTCTAAAAGAgagtttcacatatatatacactttaattaaattagagtaaaattattatcttgtaaaatatatatatatatatatatattagttaaatTTGTGGTtggatttattatttatatgaatGGTGGAAATATCGAGTCGTTGTGCACGAAGAGTGTtgaacaagttttattttttttgtcggtcaggttttttctcaaaaaataataataataataataatgcattcACAAAACTTTGGATGACTAATGGATTAGGCCCAATACGTACGGGTATTTGTGGGCATTGTGTGGCACAGCTAAGTACACACTGGGCTAGATTTGCTAGGTCCAACAGAAGGTTCGCAAAGATGCTAGAGAAACTGGAAAGTTCACTGGAAAACAAGAAAGTTCGGGAACGAGACCAGATCGAGGAGACAAACAACTAATAGAATTCGCGAGAAAACACTTGAAGAATCCTCCCAGCTCCCAAGAACCtataaatacacaaaacatTCTTTCTTTCCAAACCAATCTGAAGTCCCAAGTGTCATTGTAAGCTTTCCCATCAAACAACAACTTCAAAGGTTTTCTCTTAACAATAGTTAGTAACTAAAATGTCTCTGATTCCAAGCTTCTTTGGTAGCCGCCAAAGCAACATCTTGGATCCATTTTCGCTCGAGATTTGGGACCCATTTAAGGATTTGCCGTTCTCATCTGAATCTCAGTTTGCAAAAGAAACTTCTGCCTTGGTTGACACTCGTGTGGATTGGAAGGAGACCCCAGAAGCCCATGTGTTCAAAGCTGATCTTCCTGGGCTCAACAAAGAGGAGGTGAAGGTTGAAGTTGAAGATGACAGAGTGCTGCAAATAAGCGGAGAGAGGAAGGTggagaaggaagagaagaaagacACGTGGCATAGAGTGGAGCGTAGTAGCGGCAAATTCTTGAGGAGGTTTAGGCTTCCTGAGAACGCAAAGATGGATCAGATTAAGGCTTCAATGGAAAATGGGGTTCTCACTGTGACGGTTCCtaaggtggaggagaagaagccTGATGTCAAGTCCATTGAAATTTCTGGCTAAATTGTGATTTTGGTAACTATATTGCCagagtaattaatatataagcATATGCCTTAATCTGTGATTGCAGAagatttcaaaaagaaaaattttgattgcagaaaataaatagtCACAGTTCTGGGAAGGTGTTTAgttttatgtttgtttgataATTGTCATGATGTGTCCACGACTACCTGTCCGGGGAGTATGTAAACGCTTTGGTTTGTTTTGAAAGTTCTAAAAGAATGTAAAAACAGATTACTTAAAATGTTTTCGACCCTCTTCagtttgttttcactttcttcCTCGAACTGACAACATCGAATCAGAATGTGTATGATTCCATCAGTTTTCTGTGGAGTAACAAATTTCAGATCTTTCTAAGATCAAAGCGCATCAACGTTCCGATTCACCATCTAAATGTATCttagcatttatttatttatttatttttttatgtggaagGTATGAGACTCTTcaactattaaaaatttaaaacaagaaaaatccGCAGGTAATACCTTAATAAAAAATCTatccccaaaataaaaattaaaaattaaaaataacaccaccaacaacaaccgCCGCAGGATCTGTGACTAGTGACTGTGAGTCTCTTCATGATTTCATCTATTCAATACCTTAATAATTAAGATCTAAATGTAGATAAGCATTTTTATGTGGAAGCTAAGAGACTCTTCGTCTATTGATAGGTAACCTTACCTCTTACCACTAACTATGTAGGATAGGATTACCCAACCAACAGAGTGACAAATCCACTATTTCTTTTAAGGGGACACCTCCATGCATCTTCTTATGTTTCTCTACcctcaatatatttttgtttcccAAACTCCCATGGTTTACCTAGTGTGAACAAATTTTGTTCAAACTGAAGATATGGAAATTTCTTATACATGCTATGTTATGCCAACATAGAGGTCGAGCTTGATATGATAACAAATGTCATCCAGCAAAAGCAGTAGGTTTCCTATTTGAGTTTGGGAATTGGTCTTTGTAAAACAAAATGGAAGGAAGGTTATGACCTTTTCCAAACCTTGTAAAAAATGAGAGTTTTATGCTATTGATATGACTTATTTATGAAATGCCAACATGTTAATTGTATGATTATAAATTACGATGAGTGAGAAAGCTCATTTGTTGGCGGGGACGGAC
Protein-coding regions in this window:
- the LOC115993360 gene encoding 18.2 kDa class I heat shock protein-like — its product is MSLIPSFFGSRQSNILDPFSLEIWDPFKDLPFSSESQFAKETSALVDTRVDWKETPEAHVFKADLPGLNKEEVKVEVEDDRVLQISGERKVEKEEKKDTWHRVERSSGKFLRRFRLPENAKMDQIKASMENGVLTVTVPKVEEKKPDVKSIEISG